GATCGCCAACGCCCCCCTTCGCACCCATGCTAAAGTGATAGGGTTTCGGGGCCAGGCCCCTTCCCGCACGACCGCAGAGGATATCGCCACATGAAGACCAAGATCCAGCAAGCCGAAGAACAGCTCGCTTCCCTGCAAGACTTCCTGCTCGGCGCCAAGCCCAAGATGACCGGGGCCGAGATCAACGTCCTGAAGGTCAATTTCGAGGCCGTCAAGGCGCGCCTGCGCGACATCCGCGAGCACCACGAAGAGGAGTAGCCCGTAGGACGACCGGCGGGCCTGCGCGTGATGACGGGTCCGCACCGGGTATGCAACCCCTGAGAGTGGCGACGCTGGAGGAGCCATGACCCGGGGGTTGTCTCGTAAGAAAAGGGGGATTGGCGCGCTGGCGTCGCTCGTCGCCGCGCTCGTCATGCTGCACCAGGCGCCGGGACTCGCCGCGCCGGCGCGACCGAGCCTAGACCAGCGGGTCGACGCGCTCGCGCTCGACATGGGGGCCAAGTTCGCCGAGGTCGCCCGGCGCCATCGCCTCACCCCCGCCCAGATCTGGCAGCTCAGCGACGCGCTGGGCGACGACGACTGGGACGTCAAGGCGCGGCGGATGGGGGTTCCCGCCGGCCAGGTCGAGCCCCTCTACCAGACGCTCGAGGCCCTGCCGCACAAGCGTCACGACGAGCTGACCCCCTACAACCTCCTCACCCCGGCCAAGGATCGCTGGGGACTGACCGCCAAGGAGGGCATGATCGGCTGGCAGCGCTACGGGGCGCTGATCGAGCGCGTGGCCATCGAGCAGCAGATCGATCCCTTGATCCTCGGGGCCTACGTCTGGACCGAGAGCAACTTCGACACCAACCAGGACACGCGCCGGCGCGGCCTCGTCGCCGTCGGGCTCACCTCCGTCCAGGCCCAGGACCATCCCTGGCTCGCCGGTGACCTCGAGAGCCGGGTCTCGCGCCTCAAGCGGGATCCGCACCTCAACCTGACGCTCGGCGCGCGCGAGTTCAAGGCCCGCTGGCAGCAGAACGACATGTTCGGCACGGTGATGGACGTCTGGTATCCGGCCTGGCGCAGGGGGGGACGCATCCCCAACCTGGGCACCGCCTACGGCTACGTGCAGCTCTTCTCCAATCGCTACTTCTTGCTGATGACGATCATGGGGAGCTAGACTTTCGATCGACCCGTATCCCCCGCGCCCTGGGAGGGTATAGCGCCAGTATGCCGAATACCAAGTCCATCCGCTTCGCCCACCTCACGGACCTTCACTTCACCACCCTCTCCCAGAACCGCTACCCCACGGGCGTGCCGGTCCTGGAGGCCGCGGTGGAGGACCTGAACGCCCAGGGGGTGGACTTCGTCGTGCTGACCGGCGACCTGTTCCACTACCCCGATCGGGTGCCCGAGGAGATCCGGGCCATGCGCGATATCCTCGCTCGCCTGAAAATGCCCTTCTACGCGGCCTTCGGCAACCACGACGTGGAGGGCGACGAGGTCCACGCGCGCAAGGACCTCGTCATGCGCGAGCTCGGCGATCACGGGCTGTCCCGGATGAGCCCCCACTACGCCCTCTCGCCCGCCGCGGGAATGCGGCTGGTGGTGCTCGACTCGACCGACAACGGCTCCGATCGCTACCTGACCTGGCGCGGCCACTTCTCGCGGCACCAGGCCGCCTGGCTCCACGAGACCCTGGCCGAGAGCCGCGACGAGCTTGCGATCCTCGCCATCCATCACCCGCCGGTCACCCCGTACCCCCTGATGGGGGCGCTCAAGTTCGAGGAGACCGATCGCCTTCGCCTGCGCGCGGCGATCGCCCCTCACTCCAACGCCCCCTTCATGCTGTGCGGCCACTACCACCTGAGCAGCAGCGCCGCCTTCGCCTCGACCACGGTGCTCACAGGCCCCTCGCTGGTGGAGCACCCCCACCAGTACCGGATCTTCACCGTGAGCCACCACTCCATGGCCCACGAGATCCGCTACGAGTGGCGCCAGGTGCCGCTCCTGGCGCACGAGGACCGCGCGTGCGCCCGCGGGACGGCCATGCGCCACCTCGCGCTCAACCGCCTGTCGTACGCGCGACGGGGCACCATCACGGTGCCCCGCGCGGGCTCGCTCAATTCTTGAGGATCACGATCGAGATGCGCCGGTTCTCGCTGGCGAAGGGGTCCTTCTCGTTGATCGGGTGGGTCGAGGCGAAGCCCCTTACCGCCCACATGCGCGCGGGGGCCATCCCGCTCTGCTCCAGGATGGTGCGCGCCTTGTTGGCGCGATCCGCCGAGAGCTCCCAGTTGGTGTAGCCGGTCCTGAGGGCCAGCGGGTGGGCGTCCGTGTGGCCGCCGATCATGATGTGATTGCTGATTCCCTTGAGCTCGCGCGCGATCGCCTTGAGGATGTCGATCGTCCGGGGGCTCGGCGCCGCGGCGCCGCTGTCGAAGAGGACCTTCTTCGCCTTCTCGACCACCGAGAGCTCGATGCCCTCGGGCGTCTCCTTGACCTGGATGCTGTCGCGAAACGGCCAGAGCGAGCCCTCCATCAGGGCCTCCTGGATCTCGGCCGAGATGCTCTCGGTCGAGGCGGGCGGCGACTGGACGTCGGGGACGGGCTGGATGCCCATCGGCGGGTTGTCGACGATGGTGGCGTTGACGGGGGTCTCCTGCCCCTTCATGACGCCCTTGCCCTGCCCGAAGATCGAGGGGTCCTTGAAGAAATCGGCGATGCTCTTCTTCTGGTCCTTCGTGGTGAGGCCCGTGAGCCACAGCACCAGGAAGAGGGCCATCATCGCCGTGACGAAGTCGGCATAGGCGACCTTCCAGGCGCCGCCGTGATGGCCGCCGTGCCCGCCTCTGCCCCTGCGCCCCACGACCTAGGCCCCCGAGGGCGCGGCCGCGCCCTCGGCGCTCGCGGGCGCCCCCGAACGGCCCGACACGATGGCGTCGAGTTGGTCGGCCGTCGGGCGGTTGTAGGAGTAGATGGCCTGGCGACCGATCTCGACGGCGACGATGGGGTCGCAGCCGTTGAAGTAGGCGCCGACGGACTCCCGGATGCACTGGAAGTAGCGGGCGCTCTCCTTGGCTTGCCCCTCGATGTTGGCCGCGATGGGCTGGATCATGCCGTAGGAGAGCAGGAGGCCCAGGAAGGTGCCGACCAGCGCCGCCGAGATGGAGTGGCCCAGGACCTCGGGGGGAGCTGCGAGGTTCTGCAGGGCGATGATGATGCCGAGCACCGCCGCCACGATGCCCAGGCCGGGCAGGGCGTCGGAGACGCGGGTCAAGGAGGCGCTGCCGAGGCCCCCTTCCTCGTGATGGGTCTCCAGGTAGATGTCCATCGCGAGCTCGATGTGCTCGGGCTTCGCCTGATAGCTGATCGCGAGCTTCATGGAGTCGCAGAGGAACTCGAGGGCGTGGTGATTGGCCAGGAGGGCCGGATAGGGGGCGAACGCCTCGGACTCCTGAGGATTGGCGAGATCCGCCTCGACCGTCAAGAAGCCCTCACGCTTGGCACGGGTGAAGATCGCGAACATCGCCCCCAGCAGCTCGTCGTAAGCCGCGCGGGGGTACTTGGAGCCGGCGAAGACGGCGGGCAGCTCTTTGGTGATCAGCTTCAGGACCGCCGGCGGCGTCCCGGCGAGCATGGCCCCTATCGCCGCCCCACCGATGATGAGGAACTCGTACGGCTGGTAGAGGATCAGGATGGGGCCGCCCTCGCCGATGAAGCCCCCGAAGACCGCACC
This genomic window from Pantanalinema sp. contains:
- the motA gene encoding flagellar motor stator protein MotA; the encoded protein is MFAIIGLFIVFGAVFGGFIGEGGPILILYQPYEFLIIGGAAIGAMLAGTPPAVLKLITKELPAVFAGSKYPRAAYDELLGAMFAIFTRAKREGFLTVEADLANPQESEAFAPYPALLANHHALEFLCDSMKLAISYQAKPEHIELAMDIYLETHHEEGGLGSASLTRVSDALPGLGIVAAVLGIIIALQNLAAPPEVLGHSISAALVGTFLGLLLSYGMIQPIAANIEGQAKESARYFQCIRESVGAYFNGCDPIVAVEIGRQAIYSYNRPTADQLDAIVSGRSGAPASAEGAAAPSGA
- a CDS encoding metallophosphoesterase, which translates into the protein MPNTKSIRFAHLTDLHFTTLSQNRYPTGVPVLEAAVEDLNAQGVDFVVLTGDLFHYPDRVPEEIRAMRDILARLKMPFYAAFGNHDVEGDEVHARKDLVMRELGDHGLSRMSPHYALSPAAGMRLVVLDSTDNGSDRYLTWRGHFSRHQAAWLHETLAESRDELAILAIHHPPVTPYPLMGALKFEETDRLRLRAAIAPHSNAPFMLCGHYHLSSSAAFASTTVLTGPSLVEHPHQYRIFTVSHHSMAHEIRYEWRQVPLLAHEDRACARGTAMRHLALNRLSYARRGTITVPRAGSLNS
- a CDS encoding flagellar motor protein MotB, yielding MGRRGRGGHGGHHGGAWKVAYADFVTAMMALFLVLWLTGLTTKDQKKSIADFFKDPSIFGQGKGVMKGQETPVNATIVDNPPMGIQPVPDVQSPPASTESISAEIQEALMEGSLWPFRDSIQVKETPEGIELSVVEKAKKVLFDSGAAAPSPRTIDILKAIARELKGISNHIMIGGHTDAHPLALRTGYTNWELSADRANKARTILEQSGMAPARMWAVRGFASTHPINEKDPFASENRRISIVILKN